A genomic region of Zea mays cultivar B73 chromosome 6, Zm-B73-REFERENCE-NAM-5.0, whole genome shotgun sequence contains the following coding sequences:
- the LOC100284227 gene encoding serine/threonine-protein phosphatase PP1 translates to MMMTRAPMGPMEGAAVDEMVRRLVEGGRGGRQVQLSEAEIRQLCVEGKRVLLSQPNLLRIHAPVKICGDIHGQFVDLLRLFDLGGYPPASTYVFLGDYVDRGKQSLETICLLLAYKIRYPENIFLLRGNHEDAKINRVYGFYDECKRRFNVRLWKIFSDCFNCLPIAALIDDKILCMHGGLSPELTSLDQIKDIERPAEIPDYGLLCDLLWSDPSPDGEGWGESDRGVSCTFGADKLVEFLEKNDLDLICRAHQVVEDGYEFFAQRRLVTIFSAPNYCGEFDNVGALLSIDESLMCSFQILKPTDMGPPHARKQIPNKPTRG, encoded by the exons ATGATGATGACGCGGGCACCGATGGGGCCGATGGAGGGCGCGGCGGTGGACGAGATGGTGCGCCGCCTCGTGGAGGGCGGCCGAGGCGGGCGCCAGGTGCAGCTGTCCGAGGCGGAGATCCGGCAGCTCTGCGTAGAGGGCAAGCGGGTGCTCCTCTCCCAGCCCAATCTCCTCCGAATCCACGCCCCAGTCAAGATCTGCG GTGATATCCATGGCCAGTTTGTCGACCTTCTGAGATTATTCGATTTGGGTGGTTATCCTCCAGCTTCAACTTACGTATTCCTCGGAGACTATGTCGATAGAGGCAAACAGAGCCTGGAGACTATATGCTTGCTGCTGGCGTACAAAATCCGGTACCCCGAAAATATTTTCCTGTTGAGGGGTAACCACGAGGATGCAAAGATCAACAGAGTCTATGGTTTTTATGACGAATGTAAGAGGAGGTTCAATGTTCGGCTGTGGAAGATATTCTCTGATTGCTTCAACTGCCTGCCCATCGCAGCGCTCATCGATGACAAGATACTGTGCATGCATGGTGGCCTCTCGCCCGAATTGACTAGTTTGGACCAGATAAAAGATATTGAGCGACCTGCTGAGATTCCTGATTATGGTCTCCTGTGTGATCTGCTTTGGTCTGATCCTAGCCCCGATGGAGAAGGGTGGGGGGAGAGTGACAGGGGTGTCTCGTGTACGTTTGGTGCAGATAAACTTGTAGAGTTTTTGGAGAAGAATGATCTCGATCTTATATGCCGAGCTCATCAG GTGGTTGAAGATGGCTATGAGTTCTTTGCACAACGAAGATTAGTGACAATCTTTTCAGCTCCAAATTATTGTGGAGAGTTTGATAATGTTGGCGCTCTTTTAAGCATAGATGAGAGCCTAATGTGTTCATTTCAGATCCTGAAGCCAACTGATATGGGTCCACCGCATGCAAGAAAACAAATTCCAAATAAG CCAACAAGAGGGTGA